Below is a genomic region from Bordetella pertussis 18323.
CGCACCCCCATCAAAATGCTGGCAGCGGGCATTGCCGCCGCCTGCCTGGCTGGTGTGGCCCAAGCGGCCGATATCAAGTTCGGCTTCGCGGCGCCCCTGACCGGCCCGCAGTCCCATTACGGCGAAGACATGCAGAACGGTCTGACGCTGGCGCTGGAAGAAGCAAATCAGAAGGGCGTGACCGTGGGCGGCAAGCCCGCCAAGTTCGTGCTGGTCTCGCGCGACGACCAGGCCGATCCGCGCGTTGCCGTGCAGGTGGCCCAGCAACTGGTGGACCAGGAGGTCAACGGCATCCTCGGCCATTTCAACTCGGGCACCACCATCCCGGCGTCGCGCGTCTACCATGACGCGGGCCTGCCGCAGATCGCCATGGCGACCTCGCCCGAATATACCAACCAGCAGTACGAGACGACCTTCCGCATGATGACCAGCGACACCCAGCAGGGCGCCGCGGTCGGCAAGTTCATGGTCGAGAAGCTGAACGCCAAGAAGGTCGCCATCATCGACGACCGCACGGCCTACGGCCAGGGGCTGGCCGACGAGGTCGAGAAGGCCGTCAAGGCGGCCGGCGGGCAGGTGGTGCGGCGCGAGTACACCACCGACAAGGCCAACGATTTCACGTCCATCCTGACCAACATTAAGGGCGTGGCGCCCGATGCCATCTTCTATGGCGGCCTGGACGCGCAGTCCGGCCCCATGAAGCGCCAGCTGGCCACGCTGGGCCTGAAGGCGCCGCTGGTGTCCGGCGAGATGACGCGCAGCGACACCTTCATCAAGCTGGCCGGCGATGCGGCCGACGGTACCTACGCCTCGCTGGCCGGCGTGCCGCTGGAGAAAATGGCCGCCGGCAAGGAGTTCGCCAAGCGCTATGAAGAGCGCTTCAAGAAGGCGCCCGGCGTCTACGCTCCCTACGCCTATGACGGCGCCTGGAACATGATCACCGCCATCGAGAAGGCGGGTTCGGCCGATCCGTCCAAGTACCTGCCGGAACTGGCCAAGCTGTCGCGCAAGGGCGCCACCAGCGAACACATTGCCTACGACGCCAAGGGCGACCTCAAGGAAGTTGCGGTCACCATCTACGAAGTCAAGAATGGCAAGTGGGAAATGGTTGAAACCATGGTGAGCCAGGCCAACTGATCGGCCTGTGCCGGCGGCGCGGGCTCCCCGGGGCGCTGCGCCGCCATTTGCCGCAGCCGCGCCGCCGCCGGGCGCCGCGCGCTGCCAGTGGCGTCGCGTTTCCGATCGCTGCGTCGCTTCGTCTCCCTCGGCTGGAACGAACCCTCGTATGGATATTTTCACTCAACAGATAATCAATGGCCTGACGCTGGGCAGCGTGTATGCGCTGGTCGCGCTGGGCTATACGATGGTGTACGGCATCATCGGCCTGATCAACTTCGCGCATGGCGACGTGGTCATGATCGGCGCGATGGCGGCGACCATGGTCGCCGCCGCCCTGGTGGGCGGCGATCCGTCCACCTCGGCCTTCGCCGTCCTCGACGCCGGCCTGCTGGTCTCGGTGCCCCTGTGCATGGCCGTGGGCTGGACCGCCGAACGCGTGGCGTACCGGCCCTTGCGCCGCGCGCCGCGGCTGGCCGCGCTGATCACCGCCATCGGCGTATCCATCATCCTGCAGAACGTGGCGATGATGGTGTGGGGCCGCAATTACCTCAACTTTCCCCAGGTGCTCACGCCCACCGTGTTCGAGATCGGCGGGGCGCGCATGAGCATGCTGCAGATCGCCATCGTGGTCATCGCCGCGCTGATCATGGGCGCGCTGCTGCTGGTCGTGCACAAGACGCGGCTGGGTACCGCCATGCGGGCCACCGCGCAGAACCGCGAAGTGGCCGGCCTGATGGGCGTGAACATCAACACCGTGATCTCGGCGGCCTTCCTGATCGGTTCGGCGCTGGCGGCCATCGCCGGCATGATGGTCACCACCTATTACGGCGTGTCGCAGTACACCATGGGCTTCATGCTGGGCCTGAAGGCGTTCACCGCGGCCGTGCTGGGCGGCATCGGCAACCTGGTCGGGGCCATGGCCGGCGGCCTGCTGCTGGGCATCATCGAGTCGCTGGGCTCGGGCTACATCGGCGACCTGACCGGCGGCTTCCTCGGCAGCCACTACCAGGATGTCTTCGCCTTCGTGGTGCTGGTGATGGTGCTGATCTTCCGGCCTTCGGGCTTGCTGGGCGAGCGCGTGGGAGACCGAGCATGACACGACAACCGAACAAGTCCGGGCTGTCGGCGCGCAACCTGGTCGGCATCGCGCTCATCGGCATCGTGCTGGCCGTGCTGCCTTTCGTGCTCGGCATGGCCGGGCAGAGCTGGGTGCGCATCCTCAACTTCGCGCTCCTGTACGTCATGCTGGCGCTGGGCCTGAACATCGTGGTGGGCTTTGCCGGCCTGCTCGACCTCGGCTATATCGCCTTCTATGCCGTGGGCGCGTACACCTGGGCCTTGCTGGCCTCGCCGCATTTCGGCCTGCACCTGCCGTTCTGGGCCATCCTGCCGATGGCATTGGGCGTGGCCTGCGTATTCGGCGTGCTGCTGGGCGCACCCACCCTGAAGCTGCGCGGCGACTACCTGGCCATCGTCACGCTGGGATTCGGCGAGATCATCCGCATTTTCCTCAACAACCTGAATGCGCCGGTCAACATCACCAACGGGCCGCAGGGCATCAACCGCATCGACGCCTTCAAGGTCGGAGACTTCGTCTTCGGACGCACCGAGACCATCCTGGGCATCCGCTTCACGGGGCCCGAGAAGTACTACTACCTGCTGGTGCTGCTGACGCTGCTGATCATCGTGGTGTGCGTGCGCCTGCAGAATTCGCGCATCGGGCGCGCCTGGGAAGCCATACGAGAAGACGAGATCGCGGCCAAGGCCATGGGCATCAACAGCCGCAACATCAAGCTGCTGGCCTTCGCCATGGGCGCCTCGTTCGGCGGCGTGGCCGGCGCGCTGTTCGCCGCCATGCAGGGCTTCGTCAGCCCCGAGAGCTTCAGCCTGACGGAGTCGATCTCGGTGCTGTGCATGGTGGTGCTGGGCGGCATGGGCCATATTCCCGGCGTGATCCTCGGCGCGGTGATCCTGGCCGTCCTGCCCGAGTTTCTGCGCGCGGTGGTCGAGCCCGCGCAGCACCTGCTGTTCGGCGCCGTGGTGCTCGATCCCGAAGGCATCCGCATGCTGCTGTTCGGCCTGGCGATGGTGTGCGTCATGCTGTTCCGGCCGGCCGGCCTGTGGCCCTCGGCGGTGCGCAAGCGCGAACTGAGCAGCACGCGCCAGGGAGGTGCCGCATGAGCCGCATCCTGCACGCCCAGGGACTGGGCAAGCGCTTTGGCGGGCTGCGCGCGCTGTCGGAGGTCAGCTTCGATATCGAGGCCGGCGAGATCTACGGGCTGATCGGCCCGAACGGCGCCGGCAAGACCACGCTGTTCAACGTGCTGACCGGGCTGTACGTCCCCGAAGAGGGACAGTGCGAGTTCAACGGCATGTCGCTGATCGGCAAAAAGCCGCACGAGGTGGCCGCCGCCGGCCTGGCGCGCACCTTCCAGAACATCCGCCTGTTCGCCAACCTGAGCGCGATCGAGAACGTCATGATCGGCCGCCATGTGCGCACGCACGCGGGAGTGCTCGGCGCCGTGCTGCGCACCCGCGCCGAGCGGGTCGAGGAGGCCGCCATCGAACGCCGCGCGCAGGAGCTGCTGGAATACGTCGGCATCGGGCACCGCGCCAACGACGTGGCGCGTTCGCTGCCCTACGGCGACCAGCGGCGGCTCGAGATCGCCCGCGCGCTGGCGACCGATCCTCGGCTGCTGGCGCTGGACGAGCCCGCCGCCGGCATGAACGCCTCGGAAACCGTGGTGTTGCGCCAGCTGATCGAGAAGATCCGCACCGATGGCGTGACGGTGCTGCTGATCGAGCACGACATGAAGCTGGTCATGGGCCTGTGCGACCGGGTGCTGGTGCTGGAATACGGCAAGGTGCTGTCGATGGGCCGGCCGGCCGAGGTGCAGCGCGATCCCAAGGTCATCGAAGCCTACCTGGGGGCCGGCGCGGCGCACGATCCCGAACTGCATACGACGGAGCAAGCACCATGACGGCATCGCAAGCGCTACTCGAATTGCGCGGCCTGCAAGTGGCCTACGGCGGCATCCGGGCCGTGCGCGGCATCGACCTGCGCGTCGATCCCGGCGAACTGGTCTGCCTGATCGGCGCCAACGGCGCGGGCAAGAGCACGACCTTGCGCGCCATCTGCGGCCTGGTGCCGCTGGCCGGCGGGCAGGTGCTGTACGACGGCCAGTCCATCGGCGGCCAGCCGTCGTTCGCCCTGGTGCGCAAGGGCCTGGTGATGGTGCCGGAAGGCCGCGGCATCTTCGGTCAGCTCACCATCGAGGAAAACCTCGCCATGGGGGCCTACGTGCGGCGCGATGCCGCGCAGGTGCGCCAGGACACCGAGCGGGTGTTCACGCTGTTTCCGCGTTTGGCCGAGCGGCGCCGCCAGGCTGCCGGCACGCTGTCCGGCGGCGAGCAGCAGATGGTCGCGATGGGGCGCGCCATGATTGCGCGGCCGCGCCTGCTGCTGCTGGACGAGCCGTCGATGGGCCTGGCGCCGTTGATGGTCGACAAGGTGTTCGAAGTGGTGCGCACCATCGCGGCCGAGGGCGTGACCATTCTGCTGATCGAGCAGAATGCCCGCCTGGCGCTCGAACATGCCGACCGCGGCTATGTGATGGAGTCGGGCGAGATCACGCTGTCCGGCCCGGCCCGCGAGATGCTGCACGATCCCAAGGTGCGCGCGGCCTATCTGGGCGAAGTCGAGGCCTGAGCCAGTCCGCACGCACGGGCGCCGGTTCTTCTTGCGGAACCGGCGCCCGTGCCGCGTTCAGGCTTCGGCCAGCGCCGTCGGGCGCGGCTTGCGATTGATCATCAGGGCAATGACCGCGGCGATCAGGCCGGTGCTGCCGGCCAGTACGAAAGCCATCAGGTAGCTGCCCGTGGTTTCGCGTACCACGCCGCCCATCCAGGCGGCGCTGGCCGCGCCCAACTGGTGGCCGGCGACGATCCAGCCGAAGACGATGGGGGCGTCGCGATCGCCAAAGGCTTCGGTGGTCAGGCGCAGTGTCGGCGGCACGGTGGCGATCCAGTCCAGCCCGAAGAAAATCGCGAACAGCGACAGGCTGTAGAACGAGAAGTCCGAGTAGGGCAGGTACATCAGCGACAGGCCGCGCAGGCTGTAATAAACGAACAGCAGCCTGCGCGGGTCGTAGCGGTCGGTCAGCCAGCCCGAGGCCGTCGTGCCCACCAGGTCGAAGATGCCCATCAGCGCCAGCAGGCCGGCCGCCTGCACTTCGGCGATGCCGTGGTCGCCGCACAGGGCGATCAGGTGCGTGCCCACCAGGCCATTGGTGGTAAAGCCGCACACGAAGAAGGTCGCGAACAGATACCAGAACGTGCGGGTGCGCGCTGCGCGCCGCAAAGCGCCGAAGGTGGCGGCCAGCAGGCCGGTACGCGGCGCGACCGACGGCTCGGGCGCGTCCGGCGCGCTGCCATAGGAGCGCAGGCCGACATCGGCGGGCCGGTCGGGCACCAGCCACCAGGCAAGGGGCGCCATCAGCGCGGCGCCGGCAGCGACCGCCCAGACCACGCGGGTCCAGTCGCCGGAAGCCGCCAGGGCCGCCAGCACGGGCAGGAACAGCAGATTGCCGGTGGCCGTGCTGGCCGTCAGCAAGCCCATCATCAGTCCGCGGCGCGTGGTGAACCAGCGATTGACGATGGTCGCGCCCAGGACCACCGCCACCGCCCCCGAGCCTATCCCGGAGAACACGCCCCAGGTCAGCAGCAGGTGCCACGACTCGGTCATGAAGGCGCTGGCCGCGCTGGAGGCGGCCATCAGCAGCAGGGCGCCGATCAACACGCGGCGCAGGCCGAAGTGCTCCATGGCGGCGGCGGCGAACGGGCCCGCCAGGCCATACAGGAAAATACCGATCGCCGCCGCCAGGGAGATCGTGCTGCGGCTCCATCCGAAGGCCTGCTCCAGCGGCACGATCAGCACGCTGGGCGTGGAGCGCAGGCCGGCCGACACCAGCAGCGAGAAGAAGATCACGGCCACCACGACGAAGGCGTACTTTTGTCCCAGGTGGCGAAACGGCGGTGGCAGGCGCGTTATACTCATGTTACTGACCGGTACGTAGTGTGGAGCTCGCATCGTACGTACCGGTCAGTAACATCGTCAAGCAGTTTTTGGCGACCCCGATTTCCAGGAGCTCGCATGTCCCGTAAATCCGCTCCGTCATCCACCGCCGCGCCGGCGCCCAAGCTGGCCGCCGACCGTATCCGCGCCACCGCGCGCGAACTGTTCTATCGCGAAGGCATCCGCGCGGTGGGGGTCGACGCCATCGTATCGGCCGCCGGCGTCACCAAGCCCAGCCTGTACCGCAGCTTCTCGTCCAAGGACGAACTGGCCGCGTCGTACCTGCGCGACTACGAGACCGAATTCTGGAGCCGCTTCGACGCCGGGGCGCAACGCCATCCCGACGATCCGCGCGCGCAGCTGCGGCTGTACCTGGAAAGCCTGGCCGAGCGCGCCGCGAACGCGGGGCCGTACCGCGGCTGCGGGCTGAGCAACGCCGCCGTGGAGTATCCCGATCCCGATCATCCGGCGCGTCTGGTGGCCGAAGCGCACAAGCGCGAACTGCGCCGTCGCCTGATCGATATGGCGCGCCGCATGGGCGCGCGCGAGCCCGAAGTGCTCGGCGACGGCTTGATGCTGCTCATCGAGGGCGCTTTCATTTCGGGCCAGCTATTTCACGGCGACGGGCCGGCGCGTCACGTCGCGCGATTGGCCGACAGATTGATCGAAGCCAGTCTGTAGCGATTCCGTTTCATATTCGTTCGATTTTCAAGCCGCCCCTCGGGGCGGTTTTTTTTGGTGGGGGCGGGCGATGTGCCGCGTGTAAGTCCGCCATTTTCGTACGTGTTCAGGTGCCGATTGCCGGTATCGGGATATATGGGCTTATTTGAAACTAGAACAGCTTTTTCACCGGGTGCCAGGCACCTGTTCGCAGCAGTTTTTTCACGACTGTTTATTGGCCTCCTTTACCGATTTGAATATGAATGACAGAAAATCCAATAGCATGTCGCCAGCGGCGAGATACTTGCGTTTCGGCGTTGTCGCGGTAGCGGGTGTGGCGGCGGGCGCGCTGCCTTCGTCGGATGTCGATGCCCAGGCCGCGCCGGCCGCCGCCGAGGTAGCCAAGATCGAGGCTCTGTCGGATGCGGACATTTACAGCGACTACGAGCACGAGCATGGCATCGTGATGACGCCCGATGGCAAGGACGACTACATCAGTTACAGGTCCGCCGAGAGCGGTCGTCCGAAGCCCCCCCCCCCCCCCTTTCAAACTTCAAACCATTGGGTAATGACGTCGTAGCGGAGCGGATACGGGTAGAAGTGCACGGTGACGAAACCCTCGGCGTGTATGTCGACTCGGAGCACCGTTCGCTCACCGTGCGTGACAGCACGATAGATGCATACGGCAAGCCGCCTTCCGTCGACTCTCCCGATTATTACGGTGCCGCGGCTGTCTACGCCGGTACGCTGAATATCGAGAATTCCACGGTTCACCATAACTATGCGGCCCAGCCGTTCGAAGACGCGGTAGGAGTCGGGGTAACCTCGCTCGGGGATAAGGCCATACTCAACGTTACCGACAGCGAGGTATCGGGTGCGAGGGGCGCGGTCATCGGTTGGGGGGGGCGAAGCGACATTTACCGATTCGGTCCTGCGTGGTTCGGCCTTCGGGCTGTACGCCGAAATGTGCGACACCTGCAGAGATGATGATGGCACCTCGCCTTCGATTCGCGTCCAAGGCGGGGTTGTTCAGGGCGGCATGGGTGCAAATAACGTCGCTGTGGTGGCAACAGGGTCTGGAAAGGTCGCGATCGAGAATGCGGAACTGCTCGGAGCCAGCGGCATGTACGCCACGTTCGGCGCGCAGGTCGATATGAAAGGCGGGCGCATTCTGGCGCACAACACCAATATCCTGGGAAGCCAGGGTTACGCCGATGGTCCCTATGGCGGCGTGGTCGTGACAGAGGACGGTCAAGTCAACCTGGAGGGCGCCAAGGTCAGTGCAACTGGCCTGGGGGCCGCCGGCTTGTGGTTGCTGGGCGACAAGGACACCAGCCCGCGAGCCAGCCTGCGCAACACCGACGTCCACGGAGAGGTCGCCGCCATTGCGCTGGGGTTCAATGGCGAGGCGAACATCTCGGGCGGCAGCTTGAGCGTAGAGGATGGGGCCGTGCTCACCACCCTGACGCCCGATGCAGTCGAGTATTACTACGACTACGCCTTGTCCATGGAGCATCTGCCAGCTGATGCGCCGTTGACGCCGGTCCGCGTCACGCTGTCCGATGGCGCGCGCGCCAGCGGAGAAACGTTGATCGCGCATGGCGGGTTGTTGCCCATGACGCTGCGCTTGAGCAGCGGGGTCGACGCCCGCGGCGACATCGTCACGCTGCCGCCTTCCGCGCCGCCCGATTCCGCGGAGCAACCGGATGCCGAGCCGGAACCGGATGCCGAGCTGGAACCGGACGCCGCGGCGCAGTCGGACGCCAAGGCGAATGCGCGGGTCATGGCGCAGGTAGATGGCGGGGAACCTGTTGCCGTGCCGATCCCGGCCCCTTCGCATCCCGATGCCCCGATCGACGTGTTCATCGACAGCGGTGCCCAATGGCGGGGCATGACCAAGACCGTCAATGCGTTGCGCATCGAGGACGGCACCTGGACCGTCACCGGGTCGTCCACGGTGAACAGCCTGCACCTGCAGGCAGGCAAGGTGGCGTACGCAACGCCTGCCGAAAGCGACGGAGAATTCAAACACCTGCGGGTCAAGACCCTCTCGGGAAGCGGCCTGTTCGAGATGAACGCCAGCGCCGACCTGAGCGATGGCGACCTGCTGGTCGTGTCCGACGAGGCCAGCGGGCAGCACAAGGTGCTGGTGCGAGGAGCCGGCACGGAACCCACCGGTGTGGAAAGCCTGACGCTGGTCGAGCTGCCCGAGGGCAGCCAGACGAAGTTCACGCTTGCCAACCGGGGCGGGGTGGTCGACGCCGGCGCGTTCCGCTATCGCCTGACGCCGGACAACGGTGTCTGGGGCCTGGAACGGACCAGCCAGCTTTCGGCCGTCGCCAACGCGGCCTTGAATACCGGGGGCGTGGGCGCGGCCAGCAGCATCTGGTATGCGGAAGGCAATGCGCTCTCCAAGCGCCTGGGCGAGTTGCGGCTCGATCCCGGCGCGGGCGGCTTCTGGGGGCG
It encodes:
- a CDS encoding branched-chain amino acid ABC transporter substrate-binding protein, which translates into the protein MTLRTPIKMLAAGIAAACLAGVAQAADIKFGFAAPLTGPQSHYGEDMQNGLTLALEEANQKGVTVGGKPAKFVLVSRDDQADPRVAVQVAQQLVDQEVNGILGHFNSGTTIPASRVYHDAGLPQIAMATSPEYTNQQYETTFRMMTSDTQQGAAVGKFMVEKLNAKKVAIIDDRTAYGQGLADEVEKAVKAAGGQVVRREYTTDKANDFTSILTNIKGVAPDAIFYGGLDAQSGPMKRQLATLGLKAPLVSGEMTRSDTFIKLAGDAADGTYASLAGVPLEKMAAGKEFAKRYEERFKKAPGVYAPYAYDGAWNMITAIEKAGSADPSKYLPELAKLSRKGATSEHIAYDAKGDLKEVAVTIYEVKNGKWEMVETMVSQAN
- a CDS encoding ABC transporter permease subunit codes for the protein MTRQPNKSGLSARNLVGIALIGIVLAVLPFVLGMAGQSWVRILNFALLYVMLALGLNIVVGFAGLLDLGYIAFYAVGAYTWALLASPHFGLHLPFWAILPMALGVACVFGVLLGAPTLKLRGDYLAIVTLGFGEIIRIFLNNLNAPVNITNGPQGINRIDAFKVGDFVFGRTETILGIRFTGPEKYYYLLVLLTLLIIVVCVRLQNSRIGRAWEAIREDEIAAKAMGINSRNIKLLAFAMGASFGGVAGALFAAMQGFVSPESFSLTESISVLCMVVLGGMGHIPGVILGAVILAVLPEFLRAVVEPAQHLLFGAVVLDPEGIRMLLFGLAMVCVMLFRPAGLWPSAVRKRELSSTRQGGAA
- a CDS encoding MFS transporter; the protein is MSITRLPPPFRHLGQKYAFVVVAVIFFSLLVSAGLRSTPSVLIVPLEQAFGWSRSTISLAAAIGIFLYGLAGPFAAAAMEHFGLRRVLIGALLLMAASSAASAFMTESWHLLLTWGVFSGIGSGAVAVVLGATIVNRWFTTRRGLMMGLLTASTATGNLLFLPVLAALAASGDWTRVVWAVAAGAALMAPLAWWLVPDRPADVGLRSYGSAPDAPEPSVAPRTGLLAATFGALRRAARTRTFWYLFATFFVCGFTTNGLVGTHLIALCGDHGIAEVQAAGLLALMGIFDLVGTTASGWLTDRYDPRRLLFVYYSLRGLSLMYLPYSDFSFYSLSLFAIFFGLDWIATVPPTLRLTTEAFGDRDAPIVFGWIVAGHQLGAASAAWMGGVVRETTGSYLMAFVLAGSTGLIAAVIALMINRKPRPTALAEA
- a CDS encoding branched-chain amino acid ABC transporter permease, producing MVYGIIGLINFAHGDVVMIGAMAATMVAAALVGGDPSTSAFAVLDAGLLVSVPLCMAVGWTAERVAYRPLRRAPRLAALITAIGVSIILQNVAMMVWGRNYLNFPQVLTPTVFEIGGARMSMLQIAIVVIAALIMGALLLVVHKTRLGTAMRATAQNREVAGLMGVNINTVISAAFLIGSALAAIAGMMVTTYYGVSQYTMGFMLGLKAFTAAVLGGIGNLVGAMAGGLLLGIIESLGSGYIGDLTGGFLGSHYQDVFAFVVLVMVLIFRPSGLLGERVGDRA
- a CDS encoding ABC transporter ATP-binding protein, with the translated sequence MSRILHAQGLGKRFGGLRALSEVSFDIEAGEIYGLIGPNGAGKTTLFNVLTGLYVPEEGQCEFNGMSLIGKKPHEVAAAGLARTFQNIRLFANLSAIENVMIGRHVRTHAGVLGAVLRTRAERVEEAAIERRAQELLEYVGIGHRANDVARSLPYGDQRRLEIARALATDPRLLALDEPAAGMNASETVVLRQLIEKIRTDGVTVLLIEHDMKLVMGLCDRVLVLEYGKVLSMGRPAEVQRDPKVIEAYLGAGAAHDPELHTTEQAP
- a CDS encoding TetR/AcrR family transcriptional regulator, translating into MSRKSAPSSTAAPAPKLAADRIRATARELFYREGIRAVGVDAIVSAAGVTKPSLYRSFSSKDELAASYLRDYETEFWSRFDAGAQRHPDDPRAQLRLYLESLAERAANAGPYRGCGLSNAAVEYPDPDHPARLVAEAHKRELRRRLIDMARRMGAREPEVLGDGLMLLIEGAFISGQLFHGDGPARHVARLADRLIEASL
- a CDS encoding ABC transporter ATP-binding protein, whose protein sequence is MTASQALLELRGLQVAYGGIRAVRGIDLRVDPGELVCLIGANGAGKSTTLRAICGLVPLAGGQVLYDGQSIGGQPSFALVRKGLVMVPEGRGIFGQLTIEENLAMGAYVRRDAAQVRQDTERVFTLFPRLAERRRQAAGTLSGGEQQMVAMGRAMIARPRLLLLDEPSMGLAPLMVDKVFEVVRTIAAEGVTILLIEQNARLALEHADRGYVMESGEITLSGPAREMLHDPKVRAAYLGEVEA